A genomic stretch from Oleomonas cavernae includes:
- a CDS encoding substrate-binding domain-containing protein has product MTSLKMKLLGGAFFMAAAGFAGTASATDIFGGGATLPAPAMTQAFKCYSGATTGVDYRVRDSANNLNDTAEAACPSYITTPVNAAHLYHYAASGSGRGIAGFYSHDASRFGTYLSTPFTSVEYALSDNALKQADLDAYNNGGTIQGVTVVAPGVTPTPGTNYANPFEKYGALIQVPNVIGAVAVAYKVPTGVTIGTASGKLELTKADYCKIFNGAVSYWDQLPNVTGHVRIYRTGRSDSSGTTSLFTRHMAAVCSFLSTNKFKDPAGTGTLPSTTGWRLGAGNSGVATILSSTNGAIGYLGSEFLVGSSLVAASLQEGTSATFLQPTAANATAAYNSLAFPTPAGADQFNPLKWVPTNLNSSVANPTAGYPIMGTSNTLLYSCYSSAAKVNALLAPNTGALGFFRWYYTNAAVNASNGVLAANGVAALPSALRTSIYNFLRANIKATGGTGCVGKGA; this is encoded by the coding sequence ATGACTTCTCTCAAGATGAAGCTCCTCGGTGGAGCTTTCTTCATGGCGGCGGCCGGCTTTGCCGGCACCGCTTCGGCCACCGACATCTTCGGCGGCGGCGCCACCCTGCCGGCGCCGGCGATGACCCAGGCGTTCAAGTGCTACAGCGGTGCCACCACCGGTGTCGACTACCGCGTCCGCGATTCAGCCAACAACCTGAACGACACCGCGGAAGCCGCCTGCCCGTCCTACATCACCACCCCGGTCAACGCCGCGCACCTCTACCACTATGCGGCGTCGGGTTCGGGCCGCGGCATCGCCGGCTTCTACAGCCATGATGCGTCGCGCTTCGGCACCTACCTGTCGACCCCCTTCACCTCGGTCGAATATGCGCTTTCGGACAATGCCCTGAAGCAGGCCGACCTGGACGCCTACAACAACGGCGGCACGATCCAGGGCGTCACCGTGGTGGCCCCGGGCGTCACGCCGACCCCCGGCACCAACTATGCCAACCCCTTCGAGAAATACGGCGCCCTGATCCAGGTCCCGAACGTCATCGGCGCGGTTGCGGTCGCCTACAAGGTGCCGACCGGCGTGACCATCGGCACCGCGAGCGGCAAGCTCGAGCTGACCAAGGCCGACTATTGCAAGATCTTCAACGGCGCCGTCTCCTACTGGGATCAGCTGCCGAACGTGACCGGCCACGTGCGCATCTACCGCACCGGCCGTTCCGACAGCTCGGGCACGACCTCGCTGTTCACCCGCCACATGGCGGCGGTCTGCAGCTTCCTGTCGACCAACAAGTTCAAGGACCCCGCCGGCACCGGCACCCTGCCCAGCACCACCGGCTGGCGTCTGGGCGCTGGTAACAGCGGCGTCGCGACGATCCTGAGCAGCACCAACGGCGCGATCGGCTACCTCGGCTCGGAATTCCTGGTCGGCAGCAGCCTGGTCGCCGCTTCGCTCCAGGAAGGCACCTCTGCCACCTTCCTGCAGCCGACGGCCGCCAACGCCACCGCCGCCTACAACAGCCTGGCCTTCCCGACCCCGGCCGGCGCTGACCAGTTCAACCCGCTGAAGTGGGTTCCGACCAACCTCAACAGCTCGGTCGCCAATCCGACGGCCGGCTACCCGATCATGGGCACCAGCAACACCCTGCTGTACTCGTGCTACAGCTCCGCCGCCAAGGTCAACGCGCTGCTCGCGCCGAACACCGGGGCGCTGGGCTTCTTCCGCTGGTACTACACCAACGCGGCCGTGAACGCTTCCAACGGCGTGCTCGCCGCCAACGGCGTCGCGGCGCTGCCCTCGGCTCTGCGCACCTCGATCTACAACTTCCTGCGGGCCAACATCAAGGCCACGGGCGGGACCGGCTGCGTCGGCAAGGGCGCCTGA
- a CDS encoding beta strand repeat-containing protein: protein MQAGSTTSITAGGQSIPYGITTDGTEWFFAPTSADPLTKPPGGTLRIGGQDIVMAAGATIDLSGGGDVFAYEFVPGTGGSYDVLSRLNGDASTGNDGLQYADGRQVYAIVPGLSAATVAAFDPIYSADYAGAGDINSADGVGKRVWLDAAPGLAAGWYTLLPARYALLPGGMRIVERTEADSVRPGIGAQSPDGTLYVSGRYGDAASGAESSTVHLFDVMPRDTVLAHSRIQITTGNGYFTDAANRDGAAVPRLGIDAGRLILDPTARLIVEAAVKANAAAGGRAAQVDIGGASIEIVSTLSARQPADGVVRLTAGSLTNLNAGSLLIGGIRTDNDDGTTDIDVVARHISVANDAAHPLTAPEIVLVVDAGAQDPQASSITIAGDAVIVAAGTLNDGRTGDYVIDARASTVTADDGTVTTTPSAMTGEGAILRIANGPERLVSRLRDGTTQAAPAATLSAGAARLDGQSVLLDSTGDLSLASAATVAADAIAIGAGKVTFTDKPQGLDGLVVTPALRDRFAAAERFTIRSTNGIAFDDGLYSLGTMRIDAPALIARQGGTVTLQAETLTLSNQTGSTLAACGGAGSVACGDGHLAITAGDLTVGPGSIRTLGFEGGGVALTATGGIFGLGQGRLDVGSAALDIKTPFIGDRAAVLPAGQKPVAPKMTLASTGAVTITDPTGAGRIAPLAGTPGAGLTIEGGSISVIGTELRATAGILALRAQDGISLGAGAVVAAPGYDKVFGDAVDPATTAAPAGKVTLSTAAGDIDLGAGSLVSVGGGAGAAGTLALSAAAGTVNFNGDLDGLGRTQGGSFSLDTQGAFDLALLGAAANAQGFTHALDIRTRTGDLTLAAGQRLVADSLKLTADGGLLTVAGTLDTSGVTGGDIVLYGTDGVTLAATARIDASADGYGEDDSRQASAGDVTVGTDAAGVITLEEGAVVDVSARRPVDRLVRLWRNGELYYQYVQGDLGGTVRFRAPVIEQAGADTVNVAVADAASIVGARTIALEAFKRWDLAQVAAGGAFKGVTLDEATGTITLDVSAGLDTAKPDGTMTTVSGVNFLGDDAPGTLVEFVQDFDLSGSDAQLGGLAEQDNFHALPGIELAYDGNITLASNWNLGAGVVNVTAAIAAGAMTNLGGGASAVVAGEEADVFSRFTRLTYRTGNGSVLGEAPVLALRAGGDLRLEGSLTDGFFQFQGPIQISGGGDGGDGSGEPFQFAFQRFGGLESLGLYYYVYGFNALANGAPYTILGGGGGGGGGGSIGQGYSASANSPAALTPVDTLATMVPFPVVCLDDACGETTPAATSSYRLVAGAALDSVDPEAVQPSRRASITFNPYKSFEGMSGSSSSGPVSIDLYFDVGENDLFLGSEFPDENSRFVRASELADELGAENIIEIDLGWDTADDQSGVNSRAAWATFLEALDSGSDAELAALVDQYGVPDIFGDGYLSGAAAVLEYWVANYMAPAVAADLPGYFEAFGLSSPFGSGGGGGGESIAPGLARNVVRTGTGSITLAAADDVNLYDPAQALPTYSIGGVAYSEGATAIYTAGRLAGASARTLADPVTGAPVSVVPPALSASDGGYYLTDGGDIRVTAGGNVNSSRATGPKADQAWLLGSVDSVTDLRVAPVATVGGETPKGFAEGIGALGGGDVSVIAGRDVVDLTVTSAGSAATATTDAGAGSALLVFGGGDVTVSAGRDLVGGRIDVWSGTAALDAGGSVTSAGIIAAPTTPNHAIGSLDNGLALRLFDASVSLSAQDTIGLQGIASIASTGSDQNGIYFQANVNSYGFYSERARVDLVANGDVSFVNTASSVLVSDIQPTPTFNTIWPASVIVASLLGDLDIGGGAAATLMMPGPDGNLGLLAGGSITAATLAMLDADPGQLPGYFSQFLLRGDALAAGLAFRFPAVFSSTSDSTRAQQHNTAVTHAGDDEPARIHAGIDIGDGNGGLILSLAEQARISAGRDIVNMMFFGQNVAAGDITRIVAGRDITATTRLVSPATGFEIVDQNYQVVLAEPRPAVLGNTFVLGGPGNLIVEAGRDIGPFLNSVQIEAIRKKAGSSLNELVSTTEDFAGGILTVGNEWNPSLKDEGANISVLFGVAKGADFNALRDYYVDPTNVAITDPADPHYLPDEFFERSDSGTVDRSKPIYGTMLVDWMKQNASDALITAYGGTEVTYAEAYVVFKSLSALRQRPFLTQVYFNELRQFADPDSPSFGQSARGYFAVNRLFPGSLGYTLNGESENDFGAVRSVLSEFGYGAVQLAEGLKFLDTQGYTVTVGGTGFTARLVDGRFQPVEDDVVTALTGDALSAFDDMVAGALLAAGGIDFITARAQTGSLDLRLATIQTARGGDISILGPGGRVIAGSTVRTSEQAARRAYDGGRLFAGNTPPTIR from the coding sequence TTGCAGGCCGGCAGTACGACATCGATCACCGCCGGCGGCCAATCGATCCCCTACGGCATCACGACCGACGGGACCGAATGGTTCTTCGCACCGACCAGCGCCGATCCGCTGACCAAACCGCCGGGCGGAACCCTGCGCATCGGCGGCCAGGATATCGTCATGGCGGCAGGGGCGACCATCGACCTGTCGGGTGGCGGCGATGTCTTCGCCTATGAATTCGTGCCCGGCACGGGCGGTTCCTACGATGTGCTGTCGCGCCTCAACGGCGATGCCTCCACCGGCAACGACGGGCTGCAATATGCCGATGGCCGGCAGGTCTATGCGATTGTGCCGGGCCTCTCGGCGGCCACGGTGGCGGCCTTCGACCCGATCTATTCGGCCGACTATGCGGGCGCCGGCGACATCAATTCGGCCGATGGCGTGGGCAAGCGGGTGTGGCTGGATGCGGCACCCGGCCTTGCCGCCGGGTGGTACACCCTGCTGCCTGCCCGCTATGCCCTGCTGCCGGGCGGCATGCGCATCGTCGAGCGGACCGAGGCGGACAGCGTCCGGCCCGGCATCGGCGCACAGTCGCCCGATGGCACGCTCTACGTCTCCGGCCGCTATGGCGATGCCGCGTCGGGGGCCGAATCGTCGACCGTGCACCTGTTCGACGTCATGCCCCGTGACACCGTCCTGGCCCACTCCAGGATCCAGATCACCACGGGCAATGGCTATTTCACCGACGCGGCGAATCGCGACGGCGCCGCCGTGCCGCGCCTTGGCATCGACGCCGGGCGCCTGATCCTGGATCCCACGGCGCGTCTCATCGTCGAGGCGGCGGTGAAGGCCAATGCGGCGGCGGGCGGCCGTGCCGCCCAGGTCGATATCGGCGGCGCGTCGATCGAGATCGTCTCCACCCTGTCGGCGCGGCAACCGGCCGACGGTGTCGTGCGCCTGACCGCGGGCAGCCTGACCAATCTCAACGCCGGCAGCCTGCTGATCGGCGGCATCCGCACCGACAATGACGACGGCACCACCGATATCGATGTGGTGGCCCGGCATATTTCGGTTGCCAACGATGCCGCCCACCCGCTGACCGCGCCCGAAATCGTGCTGGTGGTCGATGCCGGCGCCCAGGACCCGCAAGCCTCCTCGATCACCATCGCCGGCGACGCCGTGATCGTCGCCGCCGGCACCCTGAACGACGGCCGCACCGGCGACTATGTCATCGATGCGCGCGCGAGCACGGTCACCGCCGACGATGGCACGGTCACCACCACGCCCTCGGCCATGACCGGCGAAGGGGCGATCCTGCGCATCGCCAACGGGCCCGAGCGCCTGGTATCGCGCCTGCGCGACGGCACCACCCAGGCGGCACCGGCAGCCACGCTGAGCGCCGGGGCGGCGCGCCTTGATGGGCAGTCCGTGCTGCTCGATTCGACGGGCGATCTCTCGCTCGCCAGTGCGGCGACCGTGGCCGCCGACGCGATCGCCATCGGGGCCGGCAAGGTTACCTTCACCGACAAGCCCCAGGGCCTCGACGGCCTGGTCGTCACCCCGGCCCTGCGCGACCGCTTCGCCGCGGCCGAGCGTTTCACCATCCGCTCGACCAACGGCATCGCCTTCGACGACGGCCTCTACAGCCTGGGCACGATGCGCATCGATGCGCCGGCCCTGATCGCCCGCCAGGGCGGCACGGTCACCCTCCAGGCCGAGACCTTGACCCTGTCGAACCAGACCGGCAGCACGCTGGCGGCCTGCGGCGGCGCGGGATCGGTTGCCTGCGGCGATGGCCACCTGGCGATCACGGCCGGTGACCTCACCGTCGGCCCGGGATCGATCCGCACGCTGGGCTTCGAGGGCGGCGGTGTCGCCTTGACGGCGACGGGCGGCATCTTCGGCCTGGGCCAGGGCCGCCTCGATGTCGGCAGTGCCGCGCTCGATATCAAGACGCCTTTCATCGGCGACCGGGCGGCGGTGCTGCCCGCCGGCCAGAAGCCGGTCGCGCCCAAGATGACCCTGGCGTCCACCGGCGCGGTGACGATCACCGATCCGACGGGTGCGGGCCGGATTGCACCGCTGGCGGGAACGCCGGGGGCGGGCCTGACGATCGAAGGCGGCTCGATCAGCGTTATCGGCACGGAACTGCGCGCCACGGCGGGCATCCTGGCCCTGCGCGCGCAAGACGGCATTTCGCTGGGCGCTGGTGCCGTCGTCGCCGCGCCCGGTTACGACAAGGTCTTCGGTGATGCGGTGGATCCCGCCACGACCGCAGCGCCGGCCGGCAAGGTCACGCTGTCGACGGCGGCGGGCGACATCGACCTGGGCGCCGGTTCCCTGGTCTCGGTGGGCGGCGGTGCCGGTGCCGCGGGCACGCTGGCGCTTTCCGCCGCCGCGGGCACGGTAAACTTCAATGGTGATCTCGACGGCCTGGGCCGCACGCAGGGCGGCAGCTTCAGCCTGGATACCCAAGGTGCCTTCGACCTGGCGCTGCTGGGGGCCGCGGCCAATGCCCAGGGCTTTACCCACGCCCTCGACATCCGCACCCGCACTGGCGACCTCACCCTGGCCGCCGGCCAGCGCCTGGTCGCCGACTCGCTTAAACTGACCGCCGATGGCGGCCTCCTGACCGTGGCCGGCACGCTCGATACTTCCGGGGTAACGGGCGGCGACATCGTGCTCTATGGCACTGATGGCGTCACCCTGGCCGCGACGGCCAGGATCGATGCCTCGGCCGATGGCTATGGCGAGGATGACAGCCGCCAGGCCAGCGCCGGCGACGTGACCGTCGGTACGGACGCTGCCGGCGTCATCACGCTCGAAGAGGGCGCGGTCGTCGACGTTTCCGCCCGTCGCCCCGTCGACCGGCTGGTGCGCCTGTGGCGCAACGGCGAGCTTTACTATCAGTATGTCCAGGGCGACCTGGGCGGGACGGTCCGCTTCCGGGCCCCGGTGATCGAACAGGCGGGCGCCGACACGGTCAATGTTGCCGTGGCCGACGCCGCTTCGATCGTCGGCGCGCGCACGATCGCGCTGGAAGCCTTCAAGCGCTGGGACCTGGCCCAGGTTGCCGCCGGCGGCGCCTTCAAGGGCGTCACCCTGGACGAGGCCACCGGCACCATCACCCTGGACGTATCGGCCGGCCTCGACACGGCAAAGCCCGACGGCACCATGACCACGGTCAGCGGGGTCAATTTCCTGGGCGACGATGCGCCGGGCACGCTGGTCGAATTCGTCCAGGATTTCGACCTCTCCGGCAGCGACGCCCAGCTCGGCGGCTTGGCCGAACAGGACAATTTCCATGCCCTGCCGGGCATCGAACTGGCCTACGACGGCAATATCACCCTGGCCTCCAACTGGAACCTCGGCGCCGGCGTGGTCAATGTCACCGCGGCGATCGCGGCCGGCGCCATGACCAATCTGGGCGGCGGTGCCAGCGCGGTGGTGGCGGGCGAGGAAGCGGACGTGTTCAGCCGCTTCACACGCCTGACCTACCGCACCGGCAACGGCAGCGTGCTGGGCGAGGCGCCGGTCCTGGCCTTGCGCGCCGGGGGCGACCTGCGCCTTGAAGGCAGCCTGACCGATGGCTTCTTCCAGTTCCAGGGGCCGATCCAGATCAGTGGTGGCGGCGATGGCGGCGATGGCAGCGGCGAACCGTTCCAGTTCGCGTTCCAGCGCTTTGGCGGCCTCGAAAGCCTGGGCCTCTACTATTACGTCTACGGTTTCAATGCGCTGGCTAACGGGGCGCCCTACACCATTCTAGGCGGCGGTGGCGGTGGTGGCGGCGGTGGCTCGATCGGGCAGGGATACTCGGCGTCTGCCAATTCGCCGGCCGCGCTGACGCCGGTCGACACCCTGGCCACGATGGTGCCGTTCCCCGTTGTCTGCCTGGATGACGCTTGCGGCGAGACCACGCCAGCGGCGACGTCCTCCTACCGGCTGGTGGCGGGCGCTGCGCTGGACAGCGTCGATCCGGAGGCGGTGCAGCCGTCTCGGCGGGCTTCCATCACCTTCAACCCCTACAAGTCGTTCGAAGGCATGTCCGGATCGTCGTCTTCCGGCCCGGTCAGCATCGACCTCTACTTTGACGTCGGCGAGAACGATCTGTTCCTGGGCAGCGAATTTCCTGACGAGAACTCCCGCTTTGTGCGCGCGTCGGAACTGGCCGACGAACTGGGCGCCGAGAATATCATCGAGATCGACCTGGGCTGGGATACGGCCGACGATCAATCGGGCGTGAACTCGAGGGCGGCTTGGGCGACGTTCCTTGAAGCGCTCGACAGTGGCTCGGACGCGGAGCTGGCGGCGCTGGTCGACCAGTATGGCGTGCCCGATATCTTCGGCGACGGTTATCTTTCGGGTGCCGCGGCAGTCCTCGAATACTGGGTTGCCAACTATATGGCGCCGGCTGTAGCCGCCGACCTTCCCGGCTATTTCGAGGCTTTCGGACTGTCCTCACCCTTTGGGAGTGGCGGCGGCGGCGGCGGTGAGAGCATCGCGCCGGGTCTCGCCCGCAACGTGGTGCGGACCGGGACGGGGTCGATCACGCTTGCCGCCGCGGACGATGTCAATCTCTACGATCCGGCGCAGGCCTTGCCGACCTATAGCATCGGCGGGGTCGCCTACAGCGAGGGCGCGACGGCGATCTATACCGCCGGCCGTCTGGCCGGTGCCTCGGCGCGGACCTTGGCCGATCCGGTCACCGGCGCCCCGGTATCGGTCGTCCCACCGGCGCTGTCGGCGTCGGACGGGGGCTACTACCTGACCGATGGCGGCGACATCCGCGTGACCGCCGGCGGCAATGTGAACAGCAGCCGGGCGACCGGGCCCAAGGCCGACCAGGCCTGGCTCCTGGGCAGCGTCGACTCCGTGACCGATCTGCGCGTGGCGCCGGTCGCCACCGTCGGCGGCGAGACGCCCAAGGGCTTCGCCGAGGGCATCGGCGCGCTGGGCGGTGGCGATGTCAGCGTCATCGCCGGGCGGGACGTGGTCGATCTCACGGTCACCTCGGCCGGCAGCGCCGCGACGGCGACGACCGACGCCGGGGCGGGCAGCGCCCTGCTGGTCTTCGGCGGCGGCGATGTCACGGTGTCGGCCGGCCGCGACCTGGTCGGCGGGCGCATCGATGTCTGGTCGGGTACGGCGGCGCTCGACGCCGGCGGCAGCGTGACGTCGGCGGGGATCATCGCCGCACCCACCACCCCCAACCATGCGATCGGGTCGCTGGACAACGGGCTGGCCCTGCGCCTGTTCGATGCCTCGGTATCGCTTTCGGCCCAGGACACCATCGGGCTTCAGGGCATTGCCTCGATCGCTTCGACCGGCTCGGACCAGAACGGTATCTATTTCCAGGCCAATGTGAACAGCTACGGCTTCTACAGTGAACGGGCGCGCGTCGACCTGGTGGCCAACGGCGATGTGAGCTTCGTCAACACCGCGTCCAGCGTCCTGGTTAGCGACATCCAGCCAACACCCACCTTCAACACCATCTGGCCGGCCAGCGTGATCGTTGCCAGCCTGCTGGGCGATCTCGACATCGGCGGTGGTGCCGCGGCGACCTTGATGATGCCCGGGCCTGACGGCAATCTCGGCCTTCTGGCCGGCGGCTCGATCACGGCGGCGACGCTCGCCATGCTCGACGCCGATCCGGGCCAGTTGCCGGGTTATTTCTCTCAGTTCCTGCTGCGGGGAGATGCGCTGGCGGCGGGCCTCGCCTTCCGCTTCCCGGCCGTCTTCTCGAGCACCAGCGACAGCACGCGCGCGCAACAGCACAATACCGCCGTCACCCACGCCGGCGACGACGAACCGGCGCGCATCCATGCCGGGATCGATATCGGCGACGGCAACGGCGGCCTGATCCTCTCGCTGGCCGAGCAGGCCCGCATCAGTGCCGGGCGCGACATCGTCAACATGATGTTCTTCGGGCAGAATGTCGCCGCCGGAGATATAACGCGCATCGTCGCCGGTCGCGATATCACGGCGACGACCAGGCTGGTATCGCCCGCGACCGGCTTCGAAATCGTCGACCAAAATTACCAAGTCGTTCTTGCCGAGCCGCGCCCCGCCGTGCTCGGCAACACTTTTGTCCTCGGCGGTCCAGGCAACCTGATCGTCGAGGCCGGGCGCGATATCGGGCCCTTCCTCAATTCGGTGCAGATTGAGGCAATCCGCAAAAAAGCTGGCTCAAGCCTGAACGAACTGGTCTCGACGACCGAAGATTTTGCCGGTGGCATCCTGACAGTCGGCAACGAATGGAATCCCTCTCTCAAAGACGAAGGCGCCAATATTTCGGTCTTGTTCGGTGTGGCCAAGGGGGCGGATTTCAATGCCCTGCGAGACTACTATGTCGATCCGACCAATGTGGCGATCACCGATCCTGCGGATCCCCACTACCTGCCCGATGAATTTTTCGAGCGGTCGGACAGCGGCACCGTTGACCGGTCCAAGCCGATCTACGGCACCATGCTCGTCGACTGGATGAAACAAAACGCTTCCGATGCATTGATCACCGCCTATGGCGGCACTGAAGTCACCTACGCAGAAGCCTATGTGGTGTTCAAGAGCTTGTCGGCGCTGCGCCAGCGGCCGTTCCTGACCCAGGTCTATTTCAACGAGCTCAGGCAGTTCGCCGACCCCGACAGCCCGTCGTTCGGCCAGAGCGCGCGGGGCTATTTCGCCGTCAATCGGTTGTTCCCTGGCTCGCTGGGTTACACGCTCAACGGCGAATCCGAGAATGACTTCGGGGCGGTCCGGTCGGTCCTGTCCGAATTCGGCTACGGTGCCGTGCAACTGGCCGAGGGCCTGAAGTTCCTCGATACCCAAGGCTACACGGTAACGGTCGGCGGTACGGGCTTCACCGCCCGGCTGGTCGACGGCCGGTTCCAGCCGGTCGAGGACGACGTCGTGACCGCGTTGACGGGCGATGCGCTTTCGGCCTTTGACGATATGGTCGCCGGCGCTCTCCTGGCCGCGGGCGGGATCGATTTCATCACCGCGCGCGCGCAAACCGGTAGCCTCGACTTGCGCCTCGCCACCATCCAGACCGCGCGCGGCGGCGATATATCGATCCTGGGGCCGGGCGGCCGGGTCATCGCCGGTTCGACCGTGCGGACCAGCGAACAGGCGGCGCGGCGCGCTTATGACGGTGGTCGCCTGTTTGCGGGCAACACCCCCCCTACAATCCGCTAG
- a CDS encoding helix-turn-helix domain-containing protein, translating into MARYGNIVAGASSLGFGADGIMVLSLLQGPFRAFGGFIQLLALALQLDLDPVEAPAARADGGVSPPVPRHVKRAEDYLVRHLAEPLTVVELAARVGVSVRSLHRGFLDFRGVTPARYLQNLRIEAAHRLLTSSDCFLDLRQVATEVGFGSYAPFWRAYVRKYGRAPSSTRRFNGDAGLPLNQSLA; encoded by the coding sequence ATGGCCCGCTACGGCAATATCGTCGCCGGCGCGTCGAGCCTTGGTTTCGGCGCAGACGGCATCATGGTGCTCAGCCTGCTGCAGGGACCGTTTCGCGCTTTCGGCGGCTTCATCCAGCTCCTCGCGCTGGCCCTGCAACTCGACCTGGATCCGGTCGAAGCGCCTGCGGCAAGGGCTGACGGCGGTGTCTCCCCGCCGGTGCCACGCCATGTCAAGCGGGCCGAAGACTACCTGGTGCGTCACCTGGCCGAGCCACTGACGGTTGTGGAACTCGCGGCGAGGGTGGGGGTCAGCGTGCGCTCCCTCCACCGCGGCTTTCTCGATTTCCGCGGCGTGACGCCGGCGCGCTACCTGCAGAATCTGCGCATCGAGGCGGCCCACCGCCTGTTGACCTCGAGCGATTGCTTCCTCGACCTACGGCAGGTGGCAACCGAGGTCGGCTTTGGCAGCTACGCCCCGTTCTGGCGCGCCTATGTGCGCAAGTACGGCCGGGCACCATCCTCCACCCGTCGCTTCAACGGCGACGCCGGCCTGCCCCTCAACCAATCCCTCGCGTAA